One Acutalibacter muris DNA window includes the following coding sequences:
- a CDS encoding TraX family protein encodes MSSAALQIIALVTMLIDHIGYRLFPGVEPLRIIGRISFPLFAFMLVEGFIHTKGRWRYLGRLTLFAAISEIPYKIFSRGGRWWLHIWGEPLWNNVFFELMLIFIAVWSIQAALEKNKLFFVLTGLCLVLAGLMGTMYGVYGILMGICFYIFRKDRLLAAACLIALTILYCLQNWSLFQIWAILAAVPIWFYNGKRGPRLPKYFGYIFYPAHLLVICAIHGLIA; translated from the coding sequence ATGTCCTCTGCCGCGCTGCAAATTATCGCCCTTGTCACCATGCTGATTGACCATATCGGCTACCGGCTTTTCCCCGGTGTGGAGCCCCTTCGGATAATAGGGCGGATAAGCTTTCCCCTGTTCGCCTTTATGCTGGTGGAGGGCTTCATACATACTAAGGGCCGGTGGCGGTATCTGGGACGGCTTACCCTGTTCGCGGCCATATCGGAGATACCTTATAAGATATTCTCAAGAGGTGGCCGCTGGTGGCTGCATATCTGGGGAGAGCCCCTTTGGAACAACGTGTTCTTCGAGCTTATGCTTATCTTCATCGCCGTGTGGAGTATACAGGCGGCCCTTGAGAAAAACAAGCTCTTCTTTGTCCTTACTGGCTTGTGCCTGGTGCTTGCGGGCCTGATGGGGACTATGTACGGCGTGTACGGTATACTGATGGGAATATGCTTTTATATCTTCCGAAAGGACCGGCTGCTGGCGGCGGCGTGCCTTATAGCCCTTACCATACTGTACTGCCTGCAAAACTGGAGCCTTTTCCAGATATGGGCCATACTTGCCGCCGTGCCCATCTGGTTCTATAACGGCAAGCGGGGACCGCGGCTGCCGAAATACTTCGGGTATATATTCTATCCGGCACATCTTCTGGTGATATGTGCCATACACGGTCTTATAGCTTGA
- a CDS encoding HD domain-containing protein produces MVTYDEIKRDPAIKTYIAQADASMAALGFTEHSFAHVGRVAAVAGDILAELGYPPRQVELTRIAGYLHDIGNLVNRVDHSQSGAVMAFRLLDNMGFPPEEIALIATAIGNHDEGTGVPVSPEAAALIIADKSDVRRTRVRSKAPHGFDIHDRVNYSVTKSETVIDKKSGDIWLKLEVDPAFSSVMEYFEIFMARMILCRKAAEKLGLRFKLAINGQELI; encoded by the coding sequence ATGGTGACTTACGACGAGATAAAGCGGGACCCGGCCATAAAGACCTATATCGCACAGGCGGACGCGTCAATGGCGGCCCTGGGCTTTACTGAACACAGCTTTGCCCACGTGGGCCGGGTGGCGGCGGTAGCCGGGGATATTCTCGCAGAGCTGGGGTATCCTCCGCGTCAGGTGGAGCTGACGCGGATAGCCGGATACCTGCACGATATCGGCAACCTTGTGAACCGTGTTGACCACAGCCAGAGCGGCGCGGTGATGGCCTTCCGGCTCCTGGACAATATGGGCTTTCCCCCAGAGGAGATTGCCCTTATCGCCACAGCCATCGGCAACCACGACGAGGGCACCGGCGTGCCGGTAAGCCCGGAGGCCGCGGCCCTGATAATCGCCGACAAGTCCGACGTGCGCCGCACCCGGGTGCGCAGTAAGGCCCCCCACGGGTTTGACATACACGACCGGGTGAACTACTCCGTCACAAAGTCGGAGACGGTGATAGACAAGAAGAGCGGGGACATTTGGCTGAAGCTGGAGGTGGACCCGGCTTTCAGCTCGGTGATGGAATACTTCGAGATATTTATGGCCCGGATGATACTCTGCCGGAAGGCGGCGGAAAAGCTGGGGCTCAGGTTCAAGCTGGCCATAAACGGCCAGGAGCTGATATAG
- a CDS encoding CvpA family protein, with the protein MKCRHLSEDGPVKCPNCKSRKLRPAGEGDMVFLCKADMYAAGRINEALMGAGIQCRLENAGSAYFNFDSETSPTDQNIFVPYETVDRAEETAARAMREVESEREPEEGGDDRPGMKRIVGEVLSVLAFLVLIMLAVYGADGLANWLKGLVGM; encoded by the coding sequence ATGAAATGCCGCCATCTCTCGGAGGACGGCCCTGTAAAGTGCCCAAACTGCAAGAGCAGAAAGCTGCGTCCGGCGGGGGAGGGGGACATGGTATTCCTCTGCAAGGCGGATATGTATGCCGCCGGGAGGATAAACGAGGCCCTTATGGGTGCGGGCATACAGTGCAGGCTTGAAAACGCAGGGAGCGCCTATTTTAACTTTGACAGCGAGACTTCGCCCACGGACCAGAACATATTTGTGCCCTATGAGACGGTGGACAGGGCGGAGGAGACAGCGGCTCGGGCGATGCGGGAGGTCGAGAGTGAGCGGGAGCCCGAGGAGGGCGGGGACGATAGGCCCGGAATGAAGCGGATAGTGGGCGAGGTGCTGTCGGTGCTGGCGTTCCTGGTGTTGATAATGCTGGCGGTGTACGGCGCGGACGGGCTGGCCAACTGGCTGAAGGGCCTGGTGGGCATGTAA
- a CDS encoding MBL fold metallo-hydrolase yields MYESKFFKARKIYDNVTLITGLGGEQAFLLEGSEKALLIDGLSGVGSLKAFVRELTELPVTLVNTHGHVDHIGADFEYKEVYLAPDDIWLMYAHSDMEMRLGFAKSGAMFAPLPTEPKLSDVTVPGPVKTLPIKDGDIFDLGGVKLEAIAVPGHTRGTVVFLDRDRRVVYSGDACNRNTLVYGEESASIEEFKESLLRFKKFQPAFDGLWGGHGGALEQPEIIDSAITLCDEIMAGTDDAVEAVGFTGKACWYAKEKDQYYRRLDGGTANIAYSKERIWRKDIQ; encoded by the coding sequence ATGTATGAGTCAAAATTTTTCAAAGCCCGCAAGATATATGATAACGTTACCCTTATCACAGGCCTTGGTGGCGAGCAGGCCTTTCTCCTTGAGGGCAGTGAAAAGGCCCTTCTTATAGACGGCCTGTCCGGCGTTGGAAGCCTTAAGGCCTTTGTCCGGGAGCTTACCGAGCTGCCGGTGACTCTTGTGAACACCCATGGCCACGTGGACCATATCGGCGCGGATTTTGAGTATAAAGAGGTGTACCTGGCCCCTGATGACATCTGGCTTATGTACGCACACAGCGATATGGAAATGCGCCTGGGCTTTGCCAAAAGCGGGGCCATGTTCGCGCCTTTGCCCACGGAACCGAAGCTTTCCGACGTAACCGTTCCGGGGCCGGTAAAGACCCTGCCCATAAAGGACGGCGATATCTTTGACTTGGGCGGCGTGAAGCTGGAGGCCATAGCCGTGCCCGGCCACACCCGGGGCACGGTGGTGTTCCTGGACAGAGACCGGCGGGTGGTGTACTCCGGGGACGCGTGCAACCGCAACACCCTGGTGTACGGCGAGGAGTCCGCCTCCATTGAGGAATTCAAAGAGAGCCTTCTGCGCTTCAAGAAGTTCCAGCCCGCCTTTGACGGGCTCTGGGGCGGCCATGGCGGGGCCCTGGAGCAGCCGGAGATAATCGACAGCGCCATTACCCTTTGCGACGAGATAATGGCGGGGACCGATGACGCGGTGGAGGCGGTCGGGTTTACCGGGAAGGCTTGCTGGTATGCCAAGGAGAAGGACCAGTATTACCGGCGGCTTGATGGGGGGACGGCTAATATCGCATACTCCAAGGAGCGGATTTGGAGGAAGGACATACAGTAA
- a CDS encoding hemerythrin domain-containing protein, translating to MENQLEWQEEYNIGVEEIDKEHRRLFKIINKLMTASSENGDNYQRTCQEGIKFFRGHTLKHFADEELYMATMGYEGLERHKKIHKGFREDTLPALEQELEQDGYSQEAIEHFLGVCTGWLIGHTLTEDQAIAGKHISKWEELLPESELEALKKVIIQLVFDLFHLESKVVSDTYGGEKFGRGVYYRLVYGSKGEDVRQEVLMVFEEKLLVNTVGKILGIQTDRMDSMLVHAARYTARQFVGKVMEFIETGKNLELKEENLLSFEQFGEIFDREKPQVSLLFNTGGAGYFAYCAIAPHLLDASVLTPLESENAMKEVEKYLNERSAQERYEEAHQHKKILVVDDSATIRQGMKSLLEPDYEILLADSGAAAFRAISLNQPDLVLLDYEMPVCDGAQTLEMLRTVPEFEKVPVIFLTGRRDPQSMIKVMPLNPSGYLLKTLKPEEIKKEVDGFFAEKEK from the coding sequence ATGGAGAATCAGCTTGAGTGGCAGGAAGAGTATAATATAGGCGTAGAGGAGATAGATAAGGAGCACAGGCGGCTTTTCAAGATAATAAATAAGCTTATGACCGCCTCCTCGGAAAACGGCGACAACTATCAGCGCACCTGCCAGGAGGGCATAAAGTTCTTTCGGGGCCACACCCTGAAGCACTTCGCGGACGAGGAGCTCTATATGGCGACGATGGGCTATGAGGGCCTTGAGCGGCACAAAAAGATACACAAGGGCTTTAGAGAGGACACCCTCCCCGCCCTGGAGCAGGAGCTGGAGCAGGACGGCTACTCTCAGGAGGCCATAGAGCACTTCCTGGGTGTGTGCACCGGCTGGCTTATAGGCCATACCCTCACCGAGGACCAGGCCATTGCCGGAAAACACATAAGCAAGTGGGAGGAACTTCTGCCCGAAAGCGAGCTTGAGGCTCTTAAAAAGGTCATAATCCAGCTGGTCTTCGACCTGTTCCACCTGGAGTCAAAGGTGGTCAGCGATACCTATGGCGGCGAGAAATTCGGCCGCGGCGTGTACTACAGGCTGGTATACGGCTCGAAGGGCGAGGACGTCCGCCAGGAGGTGCTGATGGTCTTTGAGGAGAAGCTGCTGGTAAACACCGTGGGGAAAATACTGGGAATACAGACAGACCGCATGGACAGTATGCTGGTCCACGCCGCTCGGTACACCGCCCGGCAGTTTGTGGGCAAGGTTATGGAGTTTATCGAAACCGGCAAAAATCTTGAATTAAAAGAGGAGAATCTCCTGTCCTTCGAGCAGTTCGGGGAGATATTCGACCGGGAGAAGCCCCAGGTAAGCCTGCTCTTTAACACCGGCGGCGCTGGGTATTTCGCCTACTGCGCCATCGCGCCACACCTTTTGGACGCCTCGGTGCTGACGCCACTGGAGAGCGAAAACGCCATGAAGGAGGTCGAAAAGTACCTTAACGAACGCAGCGCGCAGGAGCGGTATGAGGAAGCACACCAGCACAAGAAGATACTGGTGGTGGACGACTCGGCCACCATACGCCAGGGCATGAAGTCCCTTTTGGAGCCGGATTATGAGATACTGCTGGCCGATTCCGGCGCGGCGGCCTTCAGGGCCATCTCTTTAAACCAGCCGGACCTTGTGCTGCTGGACTATGAGATGCCCGTCTGCGACGGGGCCCAGACCCTTGAGATGCTGCGCACGGTGCCGGAGTTTGAGAAGGTGCCTGTCATCTTCCTCACCGGCCGCCGCGACCCCCAGAGCATGATAAAGGTCATGCCCCTGAACCCCTCGGGGTATCTGCTGAAGACACTGAAGCCGGAGGAGATAAAGAAAGAGGTTGACGGGTTTTTTGCGGAAAAGGAGAAATAA
- a CDS encoding glycosyl hydrolase family 2 protein, translating to MSEKIRRLLEGKGENYILPFFWQHGEDEGTLRHYMRVIHGANIGAVCVESRPHPDFCGPKWWADMDTILDEAEKLHMRIWILDDSHFPTGYANGAMKDKPAGLQRWYVTCRRYAPCLDGSVNIPKEELRTARPYGEGERAKMFMPPAEGPVYTDDRLLGAYAVRLDSPEGFNNGINLEGLVTEKGLDWTAPEGEWRVYLLQLTRNRGAHRDYINMMDKESCRVLIDAVYEPHWQRYKDRFGGAIAGFFSDEPELGDGVLYDFHNELGCSESMDYPWSRELENRLRARLGGDFACKLALLWEKGGEQDITARVRYAYMDEVSKLVKECFSCQLGDWCREHGVKYIGHLIEDNNHHNRTGSSLGHYFRGLAGQDMAGIDDIGGQVMPQWEDVSYDRGVFQQRDGTFYHYGLGKLASSAAAIEPEKQGNSMCEIFGAYGWREGVRLEKYLLDHFMVRGVNHFVPHAFSPKEFPDPDCPPHFYAQGHNPQYRHFGALMAYSNRVCELISGGRHIAPVAVLYHGDSGWRGEAEPSDAVGRALYDRQIDYDIIPADVFTERDAYRTEISGGTLKVNTQEYRALIIPRARFLPEGLEGAIEELRAAGVPVYIGESLAELVPELESRGLREVEIEPANDRVRIYHYEHTDGSAALMLVNEGDKPYFGSVSLSDSRNAYEYDAWENVIRPMECERAGDRLTVKAELVPLKSTLIILDSVDAPAGAPPRVSTEGTEIHFAKAWRRSTCQSLAYPSFEGEKEVALPDDLAGEQPEFSGFVRYENGFESRAGEQLVLEITDAHEGVELFINGESLGIQIAPPFIYDIAPKVREGENLVRIEVATTLEREMAARDDQPQMIPGRAEKPTCPSGINGVVRLIKN from the coding sequence ATGAGCGAGAAAATACGCCGCTTGCTTGAGGGGAAGGGCGAAAACTATATCCTTCCCTTCTTCTGGCAGCACGGCGAGGACGAGGGGACCCTCAGACACTATATGCGGGTGATACACGGGGCGAACATCGGCGCGGTCTGCGTGGAGAGCCGGCCCCACCCGGACTTCTGCGGGCCAAAGTGGTGGGCGGATATGGACACCATACTGGACGAGGCGGAAAAGCTTCACATGAGGATCTGGATACTGGATGACAGCCATTTCCCCACAGGGTACGCCAACGGGGCAATGAAGGATAAGCCCGCCGGTTTGCAGCGCTGGTACGTCACCTGCCGCCGGTACGCCCCGTGCTTGGACGGGAGCGTTAATATACCCAAGGAGGAGCTGCGCACTGCCCGGCCCTATGGCGAAGGGGAGAGGGCCAAGATGTTCATGCCACCCGCAGAGGGGCCTGTGTATACCGACGACAGGCTGCTGGGGGCGTACGCCGTGCGCCTGGATAGCCCAGAGGGCTTTAATAATGGGATAAACCTGGAGGGCCTTGTCACAGAAAAGGGCCTCGACTGGACCGCTCCGGAGGGTGAGTGGAGGGTATACCTATTGCAGCTAACCCGCAACAGGGGGGCCCATAGGGACTACATAAACATGATGGACAAGGAAAGCTGCCGGGTGCTTATCGACGCGGTGTACGAGCCCCACTGGCAGCGTTATAAGGACCGCTTCGGCGGCGCAATAGCGGGCTTTTTCTCCGACGAGCCGGAGCTTGGGGACGGCGTGCTCTACGACTTCCACAACGAACTGGGCTGCTCGGAGTCCATGGACTACCCCTGGAGCCGGGAGCTTGAAAACAGGCTCCGTGCCCGGCTGGGCGGGGACTTCGCCTGTAAGCTGGCCCTGCTCTGGGAAAAGGGAGGGGAGCAGGACATAACCGCTAGGGTGCGCTATGCGTACATGGACGAGGTTTCTAAGCTTGTGAAGGAGTGCTTCTCCTGCCAGCTAGGGGACTGGTGCCGTGAGCATGGGGTAAAGTACATCGGCCACCTTATCGAGGACAATAACCACCACAACCGCACCGGCTCCTCCCTGGGCCACTACTTCCGGGGACTTGCGGGCCAGGACATGGCGGGGATAGACGATATCGGCGGACAGGTTATGCCCCAATGGGAGGACGTAAGCTACGACAGGGGGGTGTTCCAGCAGCGTGACGGTACCTTCTACCACTACGGCCTGGGCAAGCTTGCCAGCTCCGCCGCGGCCATAGAGCCGGAAAAGCAGGGCAACTCCATGTGCGAGATATTCGGTGCCTACGGCTGGAGGGAGGGGGTGCGCCTTGAGAAGTACCTTCTGGACCACTTCATGGTCCGGGGCGTGAACCACTTTGTGCCCCACGCCTTCAGCCCCAAGGAGTTCCCGGACCCGGACTGCCCGCCCCACTTCTACGCCCAGGGCCATAACCCCCAGTACCGGCACTTCGGGGCCCTGATGGCCTACTCGAACCGGGTCTGCGAGCTCATAAGCGGCGGGCGGCACATAGCCCCAGTGGCCGTGCTGTACCATGGGGATTCCGGCTGGAGGGGGGAGGCAGAGCCCAGCGACGCGGTGGGCCGGGCTCTTTACGACCGCCAGATAGACTATGACATTATCCCGGCGGACGTGTTCACAGAAAGGGACGCGTACCGCACGGAGATAAGCGGCGGGACGCTAAAGGTCAACACCCAGGAGTACCGGGCGCTGATAATACCCCGGGCCCGCTTCCTGCCCGAGGGCCTGGAGGGGGCCATAGAGGAGCTTAGGGCCGCCGGGGTGCCGGTGTACATTGGAGAGAGTCTGGCAGAGCTTGTACCTGAGCTTGAAAGCCGGGGTCTTAGGGAGGTGGAAATAGAGCCCGCCAATGACCGGGTAAGAATTTACCACTATGAGCACACGGACGGCTCGGCGGCGCTTATGCTGGTAAATGAGGGGGATAAGCCCTATTTTGGCAGTGTGAGCCTTTCTGACAGCAGGAACGCCTATGAGTACGACGCGTGGGAGAACGTGATTCGCCCCATGGAATGTGAGCGGGCGGGGGACAGGCTTACTGTAAAGGCCGAGCTTGTACCCTTAAAGAGTACGCTTATTATCCTTGACAGCGTGGACGCGCCCGCAGGCGCCCCGCCAAGGGTCAGCACAGAGGGCACGGAGATACACTTTGCCAAGGCCTGGAGGCGCAGCACCTGCCAGAGCCTTGCCTATCCGAGCTTTGAGGGAGAAAAGGAGGTGGCCCTGCCGGACGACTTGGCCGGGGAGCAGCCGGAGTTCTCGGGCTTTGTGCGGTATGAGAACGGCTTTGAGAGCCGGGCAGGGGAGCAGCTGGTCCTGGAGATAACGGACGCGCATGAGGGTGTGGAGCTGTTCATAAACGGAGAAAGCCTCGGCATACAGATAGCGCCGCCCTTTATCTATGATATTGCCCCGAAAGTAAGGGAGGGGGAGAACTTAGTCCGCATTGAGGTTGCCACCACTCTTGAGAGGGAGATGGCCGCAAGAGACGACCAGCCCCAGATGATACCGGGCAGGGCGGAAAAGCCCACATGCCCCTCGGGTATAAACGGCGTGGTGCGGCTCATAAAGAACTGA
- a CDS encoding extracellular solute-binding protein: MKSLKKTIAVLLCLAMVLSLAACGGESGSSTAGNSSSESSESTGSTEGESSSEAEGGDTAASDFQLPIVTEPTELDYFVSASTNAAIVTTDYNDNEFYQEMERRTGVHLNFEMVSSADYQTNFNLMIASGTLPDLICYGASYYSEGVDAAIDDGYFMDLTDKVDEYMPNYQKIRMSDINYQLLSTTDSGRLGAVYELRQQKQGPWLGLWIRQDWLDDLKLETPETYDQWHDVLKAFKDEKGATAPLILNFSGSDGEFGMMSAGLGVLNGWQLTPEGKVTYGPYNEAWKEYVTIMHQWYQEGLIDPDFMSTDERTADMATVVTGKTGAIPAVYTMPAVYESSSEDKNMNWAPINPPVKNAGDELHIRLRDSYTSGNTAISADCENWEVAMKWLDYLFTEEGALLANYGVEGDTFTFEGDKPVYTEKITNNENGWTLAQTMDSYLCPSAGVANWSDWTRELGGVPEKDQTCYTVWTTNAKDDWRLPTVTLTQEESTERAALYADMSTCVKENTAKFISGALDIEENWDSFISELEQHGVARAIEITQAAYDRYQARK; encoded by the coding sequence ATGAAAAGCTTAAAAAAGACTATTGCTGTTCTTCTGTGCCTTGCGATGGTGCTGTCCCTGGCCGCCTGCGGCGGGGAATCCGGCTCCAGCACGGCCGGCAATAGCAGCAGCGAGAGCTCCGAGAGCACCGGCTCCACCGAGGGCGAGAGCAGTTCCGAGGCCGAGGGCGGCGACACCGCCGCCAGCGATTTCCAGCTGCCCATCGTCACAGAGCCCACAGAGCTGGATTATTTCGTGTCCGCCAGCACCAACGCCGCCATAGTCACCACCGACTATAACGACAACGAGTTCTATCAGGAGATGGAGCGCCGCACCGGCGTGCATCTCAACTTCGAGATGGTCTCTTCCGCCGACTATCAGACCAACTTCAACCTGATGATAGCCTCCGGCACACTGCCCGACCTTATCTGCTACGGCGCGTCCTACTACTCCGAGGGCGTTGACGCGGCCATTGACGACGGCTACTTCATGGATCTTACCGACAAGGTGGACGAGTATATGCCCAACTATCAGAAGATCCGTATGTCCGATATCAACTACCAGCTGCTGTCCACCACCGACTCCGGCCGCCTGGGCGCGGTGTATGAGCTGCGCCAGCAGAAGCAGGGTCCCTGGCTGGGCCTGTGGATCCGCCAGGACTGGCTGGACGATTTAAAGCTGGAGACCCCCGAGACCTACGACCAGTGGCATGACGTGTTAAAGGCCTTCAAGGACGAGAAGGGCGCTACCGCTCCCCTCATCCTGAACTTCTCCGGCAGCGACGGCGAGTTCGGCATGATGTCCGCCGGTTTGGGCGTGCTCAACGGCTGGCAGCTGACTCCCGAAGGCAAGGTCACCTACGGCCCCTATAACGAAGCCTGGAAGGAATACGTGACCATCATGCACCAGTGGTATCAGGAGGGCCTTATCGACCCCGACTTCATGTCCACCGACGAGCGCACCGCCGACATGGCCACCGTTGTCACCGGCAAGACCGGCGCTATCCCCGCCGTGTACACCATGCCCGCAGTTTATGAGAGCTCCTCCGAGGACAAGAACATGAACTGGGCCCCCATCAATCCCCCTGTGAAGAACGCGGGCGACGAGCTGCATATCCGCCTTCGTGACTCCTACACCTCCGGCAACACCGCCATCTCCGCCGACTGCGAGAACTGGGAGGTGGCCATGAAGTGGCTGGACTACCTGTTCACCGAGGAGGGCGCTCTGCTTGCCAACTACGGCGTTGAGGGCGACACCTTCACCTTCGAGGGCGACAAGCCCGTCTACACCGAGAAGATCACCAACAATGAGAACGGCTGGACCCTGGCCCAGACCATGGACAGCTATCTGTGCCCCTCCGCCGGCGTTGCCAACTGGTCCGACTGGACCCGTGAGCTGGGCGGCGTGCCCGAGAAGGACCAGACCTGCTACACCGTCTGGACCACCAACGCCAAGGACGACTGGCGTCTGCCCACCGTCACCCTGACTCAGGAGGAGTCCACCGAGCGCGCGGCACTGTATGCCGACATGAGCACCTGCGTCAAGGAGAACACCGCCAAGTTCATCAGCGGCGCTCTGGATATCGAGGAGAACTGGGATTCCTTCATCTCTGAGCTGGAGCAGCACGGCGTGGCCCGGGCCATCGAGATAACCCAGGCCGCCTATGACAGGTATCAGGCCCGTAAGTAA
- a CDS encoding carbohydrate ABC transporter permease, with translation MAMVRNRSVGSRIFNGINVVFFALVIVVCILPVWHVICASFSDAGWVMNQTGLIWRIEKFNVNGYKLVFADSRIWTGYLNTLIYVFGTTALGMFLTVMAAYALSRKDFLWASPIMFLISFTMLFSGGIVPLYILVTQNLGLFDNRLALILPGCMSAFYLILVRTALQNVPDSLEESAMLDGAGRFTILFQIMLPLIKATMATVILYYIIGNWNSWFSAMIYLRSKDKYPLQLVLKEILVTTSNSNTNVDISVLGSGDSADAILYKQLVKYCTIVVSTVPMFIFYPFVQKYFESGVMIGAIKG, from the coding sequence ATGGCAATGGTAAGAAACAGATCAGTGGGAAGCAGGATATTCAACGGTATAAATGTCGTATTCTTCGCGCTGGTCATCGTCGTGTGCATACTTCCCGTGTGGCACGTCATATGCGCGTCCTTCTCCGACGCTGGCTGGGTCATGAACCAGACGGGCCTTATCTGGAGGATAGAAAAGTTTAACGTAAACGGCTATAAGCTGGTCTTCGCCGACAGCAGGATATGGACCGGCTATCTCAACACCCTTATCTATGTGTTCGGCACCACCGCCCTTGGAATGTTCCTGACGGTCATGGCGGCCTATGCTCTGTCCCGCAAGGACTTCCTCTGGGCCAGCCCCATCATGTTCCTGATATCCTTTACAATGCTGTTTTCCGGCGGCATAGTGCCCCTTTACATCCTGGTGACCCAGAACCTGGGGCTGTTTGACAACCGCCTGGCCCTGATACTGCCAGGCTGCATGAGCGCCTTCTACCTGATACTGGTGCGCACGGCTTTGCAAAACGTGCCCGACAGCCTTGAGGAGTCTGCCATGCTGGACGGCGCGGGAAGATTTACTATACTGTTCCAGATAATGCTGCCCCTTATAAAGGCCACAATGGCCACGGTGATACTCTACTACATAATCGGCAACTGGAATTCATGGTTTTCCGCAATGATATACCTGCGCTCAAAAGACAAGTACCCCTTGCAGCTGGTGCTCAAGGAGATACTTGTCACCACCAGCAACAGCAACACCAATGTGGATATAAGCGTTTTAGGCTCCGGGGACTCCGCCGACGCGATACTCTATAAGCAGCTGGTAAAATACTGCACCATCGTGGTGTCCACCGTGCCCATGTTCATCTTCTACCCCTTCGTTCAAAAATACTTTGAGTCCGGCGTTATGATAGGCGCTATCAAGGGGTAA
- a CDS encoding ABC transporter permease, producing the protein MRNSAPALEAAPRRPRKFTWLNIKKDFIKNWPLFIMVLPAIAFYIIFHYIPMGGLLMAFENYKPKLGFFGSPFVGLKNFADFFGSAYSWRVIRNTIVLSLLQIGIEFPLTILFALLLNELRSKRYRKTIQTVSYMPYFISMVVVAGIIIDFCSTEGAITAIVGAVTGNYDNLLGSPDNWRTIYVVSDLWKNLGFDSIIYVAALSSIDQTLYEAAEIDGANRFQRILRVTIPGIIDTIMIMLILRVGQMLSVGYEKTILLYNPQVYETADILSSFVYRKGLQEANYGYSTAVSLFNSVINFVLLIFANTFSKKYTESGLF; encoded by the coding sequence ATGAGAAACTCTGCGCCAGCGCTGGAAGCAGCGCCACGCCGGCCGCGAAAATTCACGTGGCTGAACATTAAAAAGGATTTCATAAAGAACTGGCCGCTGTTCATTATGGTCCTGCCCGCCATTGCCTTTTATATCATCTTCCACTACATCCCAATGGGCGGCCTTCTTATGGCTTTCGAGAACTATAAGCCGAAGCTGGGATTCTTCGGGTCCCCCTTTGTGGGCCTTAAGAACTTCGCGGACTTCTTCGGCTCCGCCTACAGCTGGCGGGTCATCCGCAACACCATCGTCCTAAGCCTTTTGCAGATAGGCATAGAGTTTCCCTTGACTATTCTCTTTGCCCTGCTTTTAAACGAGCTTCGCAGCAAGCGCTACCGCAAGACCATACAGACGGTCTCCTATATGCCCTACTTCATCTCCATGGTGGTGGTGGCCGGTATCATTATCGACTTCTGCTCCACCGAGGGGGCCATTACGGCCATAGTGGGGGCCGTTACCGGGAATTATGACAACCTCTTGGGCAGCCCGGACAACTGGCGGACCATCTATGTAGTGTCGGACCTCTGGAAAAATCTAGGCTTTGACTCCATCATATATGTGGCGGCGCTGTCAAGCATAGACCAGACCCTCTATGAGGCCGCCGAGATAGACGGGGCCAACCGCTTCCAGCGGATACTGCGGGTGACTATCCCGGGCATTATCGACACCATCATGATAATGCTGATACTGCGGGTAGGCCAGATGCTCTCCGTGGGCTATGAGAAGACCATACTGCTCTATAACCCCCAGGTGTACGAAACGGCGGACATTCTCTCAAGCTTTGTGTACCGCAAGGGCCTGCAGGAGGCCAACTACGGCTATTCCACCGCTGTGTCCCTTTTTAACTCTGTCATAAACTTCGTGCTGCTGATATTCGCCAACACCTTCAGCAAGAAGTACACTGAATCCGGTCTGTTCTAA